A window of Bos taurus isolate L1 Dominette 01449 registration number 42190680 breed Hereford chromosome 19, ARS-UCD2.0, whole genome shotgun sequence contains these coding sequences:
- the RHBDF2 gene encoding inactive rhomboid protein 2 has product MASDDKNGERVSSVSSSRLQSRKPPNLSITIPPPETSAPSEQASMLPQESGGQRHRNPALLKSVSLQEPRGRWQEGSPEKRPGFRRQASLSQSIRKGAAQWFGVSGDWELKRQHWQRRSLHHCSVRYGRLKASCQRDLELPSQEVPSFQDTESPKPCKMPKIVDPLARGRAFRHPDEVDRPHAPHPPLTPGVLSLTSFTSVRSGYSHLPRRKRISVAHMSFQAAAALLKGRSVLEATGQRSRVVKCSFAYPSSLEEDVVDGAETFDSSFFSKEEMSSMPDDVFESPPLSASYFRGIPHSASPVSPDQIPLKESSRAPVPPTKRGKRIASKVKHFAFDRKKRHYGLGVVGNWLNRTYRRSISSTVQRQLESFDSHRPYFTYWLTFVHVIITLLVIGTYGIAPVGFAQHITTQLVLRNKGVYESVKYIQQENFWIGPSSIDLIHLGAKFSPCIRKDQQIEQLVLRERDLERDSGCCVQNDRSGCIQTQRKDCSETLATFVKWQDDTGPPMDKSDLGQKRTSGAVCNQDPRTCEEPASSGAHIWPDDITKWPICTEQAKSNRSGFPHMDCQIRGRPCCIGTKGSCEITTREYCEFMHGYFHEKATLCSQVHCLDKVCGLLPFLNPEVPDQFYRLWLSLFLHAGVIHCLVSVIFQMTILRDLEKLAGWHRISIIFILSGITGNLASALFLPYRAEVGPAGSQFGLLACLFVELFQSWQLLERPWKAFLNLSAIVLFLFICGLLPWIDNIAHIFGFLSGLLLAFAFLPYITFGTSDKYRKRALILVSLVVFAGLFASLVIWLYIYPIHWPWVEYLTCFPFTSRFCEKYELDQVLH; this is encoded by the exons ATGGCCTCCGATGACAAGAACGGAGAGAGGGTCTCCTCGGTGTCCAGCAGCCGCCTACAGAGCCGGAAGCCGCCcaacctgtccatcaccatccctCCGCCCGAGACCTCGGCCCCCAGCGAGCAGGCCAGCATGCTGCCCCAG gaATCCGGAGGGCAGAGGCACAGGAACCCGGCCCTCCTGAAGAGCGTCAGCCTCCAGGAGCCACGAGGGCGATGGCAGGAGGGCAGCCCAGAGAAGCGTCCTGGCTTCCgccgccaggcctcgctgtcccaGAGCATCCGCAA GGGCGCGGCCCAGTGGTTCGGGGTCAGTGGAGACTGGGAACTGAAGCGGCAGCACTGGCAGCGCCGGAGCCTTCACCACTGCAGCGTGCGCTACGGCCGGCTCAAGGCCTCGTGCCAGCGGGACCTGGAGCTCCCCAGCCAAGAGGTGCCCTCCTTCCAGGACACTGAGTCTCCAAAGCCCTGCAAGATGCCCAAG ATTGTGGACCCCCTGGCCCGAGGACGGGCATTCCGCCACCCGGATGAGGTGGACCGGCCCCACGCCCCGCACCCACCGCTGACCCCCGGGGTCCTTTCCCTCACCTCCTTCACCAGCGTCCGCTCCGGCTATTCCCACCTGCCCCGCCGCAAGAGGATCTCTGTGGCCCACATGAGCTTTCAAGCTGCTGCAGCCTTGCTTAAG GGGCGCTCAGTGCTAGAGGCCACAGGACAGCGGAGCCGGGTGGTCAAGTGCAGCTTTGCCTACCccagctccctggaggaggacgtggtcGACGGGGCGGAGACATTCGACTCCTCGTTTTTTAGTAAG GAAGAAATGAGCTCCATGCCCGATGACGTGTTTGAGTCGCCCCCACTCTCCGCCAGCTACTTCCGGGGGATCCCACACTCAGCCTCCCCAGTCTCTCCCGACCAGATTCCCCT GAAGGAGTCCAGCCGAGCCCCAGTGCCCCCCACCAAACGCGGCAAGCGCATTGCCTCCAAGGTGAAGCACTTTGCCTTCGACCGGAAGAAGCGGCACTACGGCCTGGGTGTGGTGGGCAACTGGCTGAACCGCACTTACCGCCGCAGCATCAGCAGCACGGTGCAGCGGCAGCTGGAGAGCTTCGACAGCCACCG GCCCTACTTCACCTACTGGCTAACCTTTGTCCACGTCATCATCACATTGCTGGTGATCGGCACGTACGGCATCGCGCCCGTGGGCTTCGCCCAGCACATCACCACCCAGCTG GTGCTCAGGAACAAAGGTGTGTATGAGAGCGTGAAGTACATCCAGCAGGAGAACTTTTGGATTGGCCCCAGCTCG ATCGACTTGATCCACCTGGGAGCCAAGTTCTCACCTTGCATCCGGAAGGACCAACAGATCGAGCAGCTCGTGCTGCGGGAGCGAGACCTGGAGCGGGACTCGGGCTGCTGTGTCCAAAACGACCGTTCAGGCTGCATCCAGACACAGAGGAAGGACTGCTCG GAGACTCTGGCCACTTTCGTCAAGTGGCAGGATGATACAGGGCCCCCCATGGACAAGTCTGATCTGGGCCAGAAGCGGACTTCTGGGGCCGTGTGCAACCAAGACCCCAG AACCTGTGAGGAGCCGGCCTCTAGTGGTGCCCACATCTGGCCCGACGACATCACCAAGTGGCCG ATCTGCACGGAGCAGGCCAAGAGTAACCGCTCGGGCTTCCCGCACATGGACTGCCAGATCCGGGGCCGTCCCTGCTGCATCGGCACCAAGGGCAG CTGTGAGATCACCACGCGCGAATACTGTGAGTTCATGCACGGCTATTTCCACGAGAAGGCCACACTCTGCTCCCAG GTGCACTGCTTGGACAAGGTGTGTGGACTGCTGCCCTTCCTCAACCCCGAGGTCCCCGATCAGTTCTATAGGCTCTGGCTGTCTCTGTTCCTCCACGCTGG CGTCATCCACTGCCTCGTGTCTGTGATCTTCCAAATGACCATCCTGCGTGACCTGGAGAAGCTGGCTGGCTGGCACCGCATCTCCATTATCTTCATTCTCAGCGGCATCACTGGCAACCTTGCCAGCGCCCTCTTCCTTCCATACCGGGCAGAG GTGGGCCCTGCAGGGTCGCAGTTCGGCCTCCTGGCCTGCCTCTTCGTGGAGCTCTTCCAGAGCTGGCAGCTGCTGGAGCGGCCCTGGAAGGCCTTCCTGAACCTGTCGGCCATCGTGCTGTTCCTCTTCATCTGCGGCCTCCTGCCCTGGATCGACAACATCGCCCACATCTTCGGCTTCCTCAGCGGGCTGCTGCTGGCCTTCGCCTTCCTGCCCTACATCACCTTCGGCACGAGCGACAAGTACCGCAAGCGCGCCCTCATCCTGGTGTCGCTGGTGGTCTTCGCCGGCCTTTTTGCCTCGCTGGTCATCTGGCTGTACATCTACCCCATCCACTGGCCCTGGGTCGAGTACCTCACCTGCTTCCCCTTCACCAGCCGCTTCTGCGAGAAGTATGAGTTGGACCAGGTgctacactga
- the LOC112442710 gene encoding serotonin N-acetyltransferase, with translation MSTPSIHCLKPSPLHLPSGIPGSPGRQRRHTLPANEFRCLTPEDAAGVFEIEREAFISVSGNCPLNLDEVRHFLTLCPELFLGWFMEGRPVAFIIGSLWDEERLTQESLTLHRPGGRTAHLHVLAVHRSFRQQGKGSVLLWRYLQHAGGQPAVRRAVLMCEDALVPFYQRFGFHPMGPCAIIVGSLTFTEMHCSLRGHAALRRNSDR, from the exons ATGTCCACGCCGAGCATCCACTGCCTGAAACCCTCGCCTCTGCACCTGCCGTCTGGGATCCCAGGGTCCCCAGGCCGCCAGCGGCGCCACACACTCCCCGCCAACGAGTTCCGCTGCCTCACCCCAGAGGACGCTGCCGGCGTGTTTGAGATTGAGCGAGAGG CCTTCATCTCTGTCTCCGGCAACTGCCCCCTGAATCTGGACGAGGTCCGGCACTTCCTGACCCTGTGTCCCGAGCTGTTCCTGGGCTGGTTCATGGAGGGCCGCCCCGTGGCCTTCATCATCGGCTCCCTGTGGGACGAGGAGAGACTTACTCAG GAGTCGCTGACGCTGCACAGGCCCGGGGGCCGCACGGCCCACCTGCACGTGCTGGCCGTGCACCGCAGCTTCCGGCAGCAGGGCAAGGGCTCCGTGCTGCTGTGGCGCTACCTGCAGCACGCGGGCGGCCAGCCAGCCGTGCGCCGGGCGGTGCTCATGTGCGAGGACGCGCTGGTGCCCTTCTACCAGAGGTTCGGCTTCCATCCCATGGGCCCGTGTGCCATCATCGTGGGCTCACTGACCTTCACGGAGATGCACTGCTCCCTGCGGGGCCACGCCGCCCTGCGCCGGAACAGTGACCGCTGA